The proteins below come from a single Terriglobales bacterium genomic window:
- a CDS encoding DNA-3-methyladenine glycosylase encodes MRHAVRHLKKADPVLARIIERVGPFRMTYREPTFTSMLRSIAFQQLNGKAASTIFQRLVDKAGPELTPESVLKLTDAEMRAIGFSRQKTSYLRDLAEKTKSGEIDFSRLPEMSDAEVIEHLTRVKGIGEWSAQMFLMFALRRPNVMPTVDFGVNAAIRKHWGKRRMPQPKQVLKISASWHPYCSVACWYLWRSQDTKT; translated from the coding sequence ATGCGACACGCTGTGCGACATCTGAAGAAGGCGGACCCGGTGCTGGCGCGGATCATCGAACGCGTTGGCCCGTTCCGCATGACGTACCGCGAGCCGACGTTCACGTCGATGCTGCGCTCGATCGCCTTCCAGCAACTGAACGGCAAGGCGGCGAGCACGATTTTCCAGCGACTGGTGGACAAGGCCGGTCCGGAGCTGACGCCGGAGTCGGTGCTGAAGCTGACGGACGCGGAGATGCGCGCGATCGGATTTTCGCGGCAGAAGACGAGCTATCTGCGCGACCTGGCGGAAAAGACGAAGTCGGGCGAGATTGATTTTTCCAGGCTGCCGGAGATGAGCGACGCGGAGGTGATCGAGCACCTGACGCGGGTGAAGGGGATCGGCGAGTGGTCAGCGCAGATGTTCCTGATGTTCGCGCTGCGCAGGCCCAACGTGATGCCGACGGTGGACTTCGGCGTGAACGCGGCGATCCGCAAGCATTGGGGCAAGCGCAGGATGCCGCAGCCGAAACAGGTGCTGAAGATCTCCGCGAGCTGGCATCCGTATTGCTCGGTGGCGTGCTGGTATTTATGGAGGAGCCAGGACACGAAAACCTAG
- the map gene encoding type I methionyl aminopeptidase — protein MSIESQHDLDGLKAIGAIVAEVLAALPAAVRPGISTGELDALAGHEFDRLGAQSSPRTVYGFPGEVCISVNDEVVHGVPGQRRLDEGDLVKLDVTAQKNGYVADAAITVAVGDASARSRALAACAERAFRKGMEAARVGKRVCDIGAAVEEEVNRSGFTVLRELTGHGVGRTIHEPPSGPNYFDPNARQPLTEGLVITVEPIIRWGRNTIQTGSDGWTVRTVDGARAAHYEHTLVITKSEPILLTA, from the coding sequence ATGTCGATTGAATCGCAACACGATTTGGATGGGCTGAAGGCGATTGGCGCGATCGTGGCTGAGGTTTTGGCGGCGCTGCCGGCGGCGGTGAGGCCGGGGATCAGCACGGGCGAGCTGGACGCGCTGGCGGGGCACGAGTTCGACCGGCTTGGGGCTCAGTCGTCGCCGCGCACGGTGTACGGGTTTCCGGGCGAAGTGTGCATCAGCGTGAACGACGAGGTGGTGCACGGCGTGCCTGGGCAGCGTCGGCTGGACGAAGGCGACCTGGTGAAGCTGGACGTGACCGCGCAGAAAAACGGCTACGTGGCGGATGCGGCGATCACCGTTGCGGTCGGCGATGCGAGTGCGCGGTCGCGGGCGCTGGCGGCGTGCGCGGAGCGCGCGTTCCGCAAGGGGATGGAAGCGGCGCGCGTGGGCAAGCGCGTGTGCGACATCGGCGCGGCGGTGGAGGAGGAAGTCAACCGCTCGGGGTTTACCGTGCTGCGCGAGCTGACCGGTCACGGCGTGGGAAGGACGATCCATGAGCCGCCGAGCGGGCCCAACTACTTTGATCCGAACGCGAGGCAGCCGCTGACCGAGGGCCTAGTGATCACGGTGGAGCCGATCATCCGCTGGGGACGAAACACGATCCAGACCGGGAGCGACGGCTGGACCGTCCGCACGGTGGACGGCGCGCGGGCGGCGCACTATGAGCACACGCTGGTGATCACGAAAAGTGAACCCATCCTGCTGACGGCCTAA
- a CDS encoding cobalamin B12-binding domain-containing protein, with the protein MAEGRKIRVLVAKPGLDGHDRGAKVIARALRDAGMEVIYTGLRQTPEMIAGAALQEDVDVIGLSILSGAHNAIVPRVAELLKQNKMDDVLLVVGGIIPDVDFARLKQAGVAAIFVPGTPMDDIIRFIRENVKPRGVPVG; encoded by the coding sequence ATGGCTGAAGGACGCAAGATACGTGTGCTCGTGGCCAAGCCCGGGCTGGACGGGCATGACCGCGGGGCGAAGGTGATCGCGCGCGCGCTGCGCGATGCCGGCATGGAGGTCATCTATACCGGTCTGCGGCAGACGCCGGAGATGATTGCCGGGGCGGCGCTGCAGGAAGACGTGGACGTGATCGGCCTTTCGATCCTTTCCGGCGCGCACAACGCCATCGTGCCGCGCGTGGCCGAGCTGCTGAAGCAGAACAAGATGGATGACGTGCTGCTGGTGGTGGGCGGCATCATTCCCGACGTGGATTTTGCGCGGCTGAAGCAGGCGGGGGTGGCGGCGATCTTCGTGCCGGGTACGCCGATGGACGACATCATCAGGTTCATACGCGAAAACGTGAAGCCGAGAGGGGTGCCGGTGGGGTGA
- a CDS encoding VOC family protein: MPKTKRPKKPPKSARPAAKAKAPAAKAKSAALDFNHAMIYAKDVARSTAFYSGLLGFKLIDEFRYEGQPVYARLRAKAGNGTIAIHQLSPGAPNASEGVRLYFEVEALDDVCAKLKAKGVYFTQLPKMMPWGWKHAYLDDPDNHEISLYWAGANRMKKTVMRAGKEAAGKPR, encoded by the coding sequence ATGCCCAAAACTAAGAGACCGAAAAAACCCCCGAAATCCGCCAGGCCGGCCGCCAAGGCCAAAGCGCCCGCCGCAAAAGCGAAGTCCGCCGCACTCGACTTCAACCACGCCATGATCTACGCCAAAGACGTGGCCCGCTCCACCGCCTTCTACTCGGGCCTGCTCGGCTTCAAGCTGATCGACGAATTCCGCTACGAGGGACAGCCCGTCTACGCCCGCTTGCGCGCCAAGGCCGGCAACGGCACCATCGCCATCCACCAGCTGTCGCCCGGCGCGCCCAACGCCAGCGAAGGCGTCCGCCTCTACTTCGAAGTCGAAGCGCTCGACGATGTCTGCGCCAAACTCAAGGCCAAAGGCGTTTACTTCACCCAGCTCCCTAAAATGATGCCCTGGGGCTGGAAGCACGCCTACCTCGACGATCCCGACAATCACGAGATCTCGCTCTACTGGGCGGGCGCCAACCGCATGAAGAAGACCGTGATGCGCGCCGGCAAAGAAGCAGCCGGCAAACCCCGGTAG